The following nucleotide sequence is from Leopardus geoffroyi isolate Oge1 chromosome D4, O.geoffroyi_Oge1_pat1.0, whole genome shotgun sequence.
GAGGCGGGATTCATATCCAAGGCTACCTTTAAAGTCAGTTCTCTTTGTTGCTCCTGTCCCCCTAGAAAAAGTCTTTTAGAGCAAACCATGATCACTATGGACCAGGCAGCCACTGTGCTGAGTGCTTCCTGCTTCTACATACTTGTAGTCGTCACCATGAGCCGAACCGTGAGGCAAGGACTGtcatcatcattcccattttcaaGACAAGAGAACTGACGCTTGAAAAGATTCTAAAGCTCCTTGCCCAGAGTTTTATAGGTGGAAAGCAGGTATCGTTTGAACCCAGATCTCACTTCCGATTCGTGCCCCTGACAGTTCTGTTACGATCTTTTCCTACCTTAAAAACTGGATGAGGCGTcttaagtttttgaaaaaatgttactGGTTTTTAACGACATATTCAGATAGTTTAGAAATGTGTCTAAAAAGATTCATTGAGAGCTGGCAGGGCTCCCAGCTGCCCTGTCCCCCTCCCAGGAGGCGTTAGAGGTTATTGTTGTGGTGCATCCTTCCAGAAGTAGTCTGTGCACATGTACAATGTGTGTATATTGACACAGTGGTGTGTGTCTTTTCACAGCGCTTTGTTCAGACAACACGTATACTCTTGCACACGTCACCCTTTTCCTTGAGCAGTACACCATGGTGATTATTTCATGTCTGAATGAAAAGAGCTTCCTTGTTTGTTATTTTCTGGCTGTATAGTAAGTAGTTTTAAGTGTGGATGTCCAATAAGTTATTAACCACGCTCCTCTTCATGGGCAGGTAGTCTGTTTCTAATCTTTTGTCATTCTGTCCGGTGCTGTAGTCAGTTCCTAGGGCACATGGGGAACGTGTGTTTGTAATTTCGTTGGACATCACTAAAATGTCTCCAGAGTATTTGCTCATTTTACACTCTACCACCAGCATCTGTCAAATTATCATCTGGCAgggatttggaaatatttttaattttactttttttggtcaTTCCAAGTAATAAATGTTCACTGTTAGAagtttggaaaacacagaaaaatgcaaagaagaaagtaaaaacattttgaatctggggcgtctgggtggctcagtctgtcaagtgacttctgcttgggtcatgaggtgactgttcatgagatcaagccccgcatagggctccctgctgtcagtgcagaacctgcttcaggtcctctgtccccctctctctctctgcctgtcccccactcatgtgctctatctctcaaaagcaaataagcatttaaaaaactaactaaataagCCATTTTGAATCTTACCTTAATGTATGCATTTTGTATATATCTCAGTAttatttctatgtatatttaatatctgcatatacatacataattttagaAATCTCCTACTTTTGTTGTTACCTGTAtttcaacagctttattgaggtataggtTACATATCCTAGAATTTGGTCATCTtcagtgtacaattcagtgatttttaataaatttatgacATTGTACAGCTATTACCGTAACCCAGTTGTAGACCATTTCCATCACCCGTGAAGATCCCTCCTGCTCACTTGCAGTCGATTTGTTACCTGATTTTTTGctgtattattaaatattcattcagcagatatttattgagtgttgagtgtctgctatgtgccaggcagtaaTCTGGGTGATAgttaataaaagagataaaaatcttTGCCCTGGTGGAGCTCACATTTTGTAGAGCTACCTTTGTATTCTTCCTTCCCATCAGTTTCATCATGACATAGTATTCAGTACATAGGTGTGCTATACTTTAACAATTCCCAAGAAGtcggacatttaggttgttttcatcattttgctATTGTAATTGAACAGACTTATGGATAAATTCTTGTGCCTGTATCTGTGATTTTTGTTACAACAGAGTGCTGAGTCCAAAGGAATGCCCGTTGTAAAGCTTTTGTTACATGTAGTATATGAGGGCACTGAGCCCTTGTAGCACCGCCAGCTGGGTCATTTTTAAATCTTGCCAATTGAGAAAGTTGTGTCTCATGTTAATCTTTGTTTATCAGTGAAGTTGTCAATCGCTTTATCTGTATTTGaaggctattttaatttttttaaaagcatctgtTCAtagtctttgctcatttttcaattgttaatttgcttttattgatttgtaagagtgTTATACTTCTTGGCTGTGTATGttgtatttttcataatttgtcttttttgttcatttggttttggtcaaaagtttttttaatgtttaaaatttattttgagagggtggggtagagagggaagggcagagagagaagagagaatctcaagcaggctctgcactgtcaacacagagcccaacacggggcttgaactcacaaactgtgagatcatgacctgggccaaaatcaagagtcactcaactgactgagccacccaggcaccctcagaaggtattttttagatgtacAAAAATTCTTCTGTAGTTAAATCTGTGTTTCTTCCtctggtatctgtctttgtatgtAAGACCTTCTCTAGAAGTTATTTTTGGGTATGTGGTGAGGACGATCTAACTTTATTATTCTATATACATATTATCCAAGCAGCATCTATttcaaaaattcttcctttttcattgaTTGGAAATGGCCCACAGGGCCCATCCTAGTCTAACTTCCCCCCACCTTGACAGCCTCATGTGGCCTCAGTCCTCCCCCGTGCTCGTTGTCCCAGTTGTCCCACATTCTCGAAGGCTTCTTTCCTTCCCGCTCAGGAAGGACGAGTCTCTGTGTGTGTCATTCCTTATGTCTGGAAGACTGGACCATTTCCCTGCAGCAACGCCCCTGCCCAATATGAAAGATCTCGTAGCTCTTGTCACAATTTATAACAAGAGAATTACAGCTCCCCGGGAcccctagtgcctggcacatagaaggcagTACATACTTAGAGTGAATGAATTGTAGCCTAATCATACATTTTGACATCTAGATGTTTAGCtgggttttttgttcttgttgttttctaaaatttcttcagTGTTTATTCTAGATCTACACAGTCCAGTgtggtagccactggccacatgtggctattgagcacttaaaatgtgattattccaaattgagatgtgctgtaagtgtaaaatacacatagaTTTCAAAGAGTTAgtatggaaaaaaagaatgtaaaatgtctcATTAATAACTTTCTAATATTTCTTGTATGTtgagaatgttttaaatgttaggttaagtaaaaatgtataaaatttaatgtttatttttaaacagtgttAACTGCTAGAAAACACTACACATGTGGCTAAccttatatttctgttggacagcaaTGTTCTAGATGAATTGTAAAATCATTTTGTGAAGTTACCGAGAATGTTCTTCATTGGGCtgcattatatttataaattaatttggtgGGAAAGTGCCTATAGTATTGCATTTTTCAGAAGCGTGATATGTATCTTcatttacacatacatatttttgtctttatcaaaATGTTAGTTTCTTCTTGCAGATCCTGACTATTTTTTGCTTAGCCCCCAGGTATATTATGGTTTCTGTTACTATTGTTGGCTGCAACTTGTCATTATCTTACTTAACTTGTGTTTTATGTACAATAATTTATGAAACGCTCCATTTAGTAGATCCTGCCTCTACCAGATTTGTTCCAGTGGTTCACTGTGTTTTCTGTGTAAATAGTCCTGTCTGCCTTGAATAGTAATTTCACCTCCTCTTTTCTAATAGCTTCGGGCCTTAATTTTGTCTTGTCTGTTGctttggctagaacttccagaacAATGTTAAGAGTAAGAGAAGTGATGGGCAGACAACCTTGTATCCTCCCAGGCACTAATGGGAATGCCTTATGAGAGTGTTTACCAGAGTGTGCACCAGGGAACACTAATTCTTGGGAATATTTACATGTGTACCTTGGGAGAAGAGTTACACGCTAAAATGAGTGTGCAAACCACTGAGTTAAATAGAATTCTTGTCTGCGGGACTTTTCAGGTGGGTTATtatgctaatatattttttacttcctaGAAGGTAGGGATATTGACACCAACTCATGGGCTTGTGTTCTATTGAATATATTTTGGGAAATGCAGgtataatgttttctttctaaggATGATGGTGCTGTTGGTTGGCAGTAGGTACTGTTTATTCTATTAAGAaagtatattaagaaaatacTCTCTTCGTATTTTTTCCTTACTTTGAAAAGGCATTTAACTTTCTAAAATCCATGTTTGGCATAGTTTTGATTTGGTTGTGTGGTTTTTCCCCCTTTGACTTACTGATGTGGcagattatatttatatatttcctaaCATGTAGCCATCCTTACGTTTGGTCacaatatattattcttttaataggTTATATTTGCGAGGATTTCCTCGAGGACTTTAAAATCTGTTTACTTAGGTAGGGTTGACACTTGTCTTCTTTATCCTGTTCACCATCTTCTGGTATCAGATTTATGCCATATAAATGGagatgctttaattttctttttcttttttttttttttttgagatgccTTGAGTGTTTTAACATGCATCTAAAACAGTGTGAACGGCCTGAAGATCATTTATGCTTTggcacttctgtttctttttgtttaattctgCCAATTTATGTTACTCTAAAAATATGTCCTTTCCGTACAGATTTCAAATTGATTTCAGTCATAACTCTAGGATAAATAAGGGCACGGTATTCCTCCTTAACTAAAATGTTTTAACTCAAATTCtgacatgataaaaaaaaaaaatcttgtgtgaTCTAGTCAAACTAACTGGTTGATCCTTTCCTGCGAGAGTCAGATTAAATTGCACGTTGTCGTGTCTTGTTATGGCTATGTGGTTTTTCTCCTTTGACTTATTGATGTGGCagattgtatttatatatttcctaACAGGTAGCCATCCTTACATTAGGTCACAATATGTTACTCTTTTAATGAGTTATGTTTCCGAGGATGTccttataattttgaaaatttaaaaaactttctctATGATAATATGCTGTTCAGTGTTCttacttttttgctttctttgggtttaaCTTGTTCCTTTTCTGACCTCTTCAGtgatttcatgtatatttattatttgttgtttaatgATAAATacttttaaggggtgcctgggtggctcagtcagttgagtgtccaactgcatctcaggtcatgatctcatggttcgtgagtttgagccccgtgttggactctgctgacagcttggagcctgctttgatttctgtgtttccttctttctctacccctcctctgcttgtgctctgcctctctctctctctttctctctcaaaaataaataaacattaaaaaaataaataaataaatttggaaacaaaaatgcTAAATACTTTTAAGGCACTGACTTTCCCTGTTAAAATTTGTTGTTTCAAGCTCCTCAAcattttttctgagaaatttcaaatatacagagaAGTTGGATTTTGCAATAAACACCTGTATACACTCACCATCTATACTCTACGCTTGTTAACATATTACTCTGTTTGCTTtatcacctatctatccatctctTTTTTTGGATACATTTTCAAGCAAGCTGAAGACATAAGTAAATTTTACTCCTAAACCCTTCTTGCTGCAGATTTtatgtgagttttcttttttttttttctaaatagttttattcctttctgattttctctttgattcgGTGCTTATTCAGGAGGTACTTGCATTTCAGTTGGTTGGGTTTTTTAAGCACTGAAATATAATTGTTAGATCTGATTTTGTCGTATTTTGGTTAGAGTGTGCAGCCTGGGCTATAGACACTTACATGTTTATGAGAGACTTAGTGCTGTGGGTTCTTGGCAAGGGTAGCCAGCCTGTCCCAAGGTGTGCCCACCTGCAGTTGGGAGCACTGTTGGACAGCAATATGCTCGCGGTGTGTCCATCACTCTTGTTACTCCTCCTGTCTAAAACTCTTCACTGAAAGGGATTGAGCATTGTTCTGTCCATTACCAATCCAAAAGGATATAAAGGTGTGCAGacctgaaggggaaaaaaggcacaTCAAGACAACAACTCAAATTCTAAACTGAAAAAGGTTTAGCTCCATTCAGTGTATCCAGTGTGCCATCTGCTTGAAAAACACCAATTGGAAACATACAAATGAGGCAGAACATTCTTTACAtgagtttgcttattttttacaaAGTATCCCAAATCCTCAGAAGTAAGTGAAacagggaaatattttttcttgagcTGAGAGGACTTGACATATATAACATGTGATAATTTTGATGAAGATGAATGGTAGGCAGTTGGGGCACTAGGCTGATTGATCTTTAGGTTATCTGACTTTCGGTGAATTAACCAAGAcatgaaagactgaaaataagtAAGAGGAAGAATGCTAAGGCTGACCCTCAGGCGGCATGGTAGctgcagtggtggtggtggtggtgttatgTTTGCAAGCTTGTGTTTATGCCGCTTGTACTTAGTGAGGAGTCACTGGTGAATTATGAAACTCTCTCTTTCTGCAGATTACGCTTCATGTCAGTAGAAATGGACAGCAGCAGTTTTATTCAGTTTGATGTGCCCGAGTACAGCAGCACTGTTCTGAGCCAGCTAAACGAACTCCGCCTGCAAGGGAAACTATGTGACATCATTGTCCACATTCAGGGTCAGCCATTCCGAGCCCACAAAGCAGTCCTCGCTGCCAGCTCCCCCTATTTCCGGGACCATTCAGCATTAAGTACCATGAGTGGCTTGTCAATATCTGTGATTAAAAATCCCAATGTGTTTGAAcagttgctttcattttgttaCACTGGAAGAATGTCCTTGCAGCTGAAGGATGTTGTCAGTTTTCTGACTGCAGCCAGCTTTCTTCAGATGCAGTGTGTCATTGACAAGTGCACGCAGATCCTGGAGAGCATCCATTCAAAAATCAGCGTTGGAGATGTTGACTCTGTTACTGTTGGTGCTGAGGAGACATCAGAGAGTCGTAATGGAGTTAAGGACAGCAGCTTCTTTGCCAACCCGGTTGAGATCTCCCCTCCATATTGCTCTCAGGTACGGCAGCCCACCACGAGCAGCGATCTTCGGATGGAGACGACGCCCAGCAAAGCTTTGCGCAGCCGCTTACAGGAGGAAGGGCACTCGGACCGAGGGAGCAGCGGGAGCGTTTCCGAGTACGAGATTCAGATAGAGGGGGACCACGAGCAAGGGGACCTGTTGGTGAGGGAGAGCCAGATCACTGAGGTGAAAGTGAAGATGGAGAAGTCTGACCGGCCCAGCTGTTCCGACAGCTCCTCCCTGGGGGACGACGGGTACCACACAGAGATGGTGGATGGGGAACAAGTTGTGGCAGTGAACGTGGGGTCCTACGGTTCTGTGCTGCAGCACGCATATTCCTACTCCCAAGCGGCCTCACAGCCAACCAGCGTATCTGAAGCTTTTGGAAGTTTGAGTAATTCCAGCCCGTCCAGATCCATGCTGAGCTGTTTCCGAGGAGGGCGTGCTCGCCAAAAGCGGGCTTTGTCTGTCCATCTGCACAGTGATCTACAGGGCTTGGTGCAGGGTTCTGACAGTGAAGCGATGATGAATAACCCCGGGTATGAGAGCAGCCCCCGGGAGAGGAGTGCAAGAGGGCACTGGTACCCGTACAATGAGAGGCTGATCTGCATTTACTGTGGAAAGTCCTTCAACCAGAAGGGAAGCCTCGACAGGCACATGAGGCTCCATATGGGAATCACCCCCTTTGTGTGCAAGTTCTGCGGGAAGAAGTACACACGTAAGGACCAACTGGAGTACCACATCCGGGGTCATACTGATGACAAACCATTCCGCTGTGAGATCTGCGGCAAGTGCTTTCCATTCCAAGGTACCCTCAACCAGCACCTGCGGAAAAACCACCCTGGTGTAGCCGAAGTCAGGAGTCGGATCGAGTCCCCCGAGAGAACAGACGTGTATGTGGaacagaaactagaaaatgaTGCGTCGGCCTCAGAGATGGGCCTAGATTCCCGGATGGAAATTCACACAGTGTCTGATGCTCCTGATTAAGATGGTAACGAAGTGCACCCAAACAAAGCACATTAATCAATGCATATTTGTGATTTGCTTTGTTGTAATCTTTGGTTTTCCCAACCATCTGGAAATCTCTCCGTCTCTTGGCAGTTTTTCTAAGGTTTCTGGAAGGAACACTTCATTGTGTTTATCCTTTCCCCCGCCCTCCCTCTCCCAAGGAGCTCAAAGCATGAAGGGCAACGTATCCAGGGAAAACACAGGCTGACAGTATTCCTCTTTGGCTGAACTCTTAATCCCAAATCTGCCAGTGATTTAGCTATGCCAACTGGTTGACCCTACATTCTCTGCCAAGAGGCATACTCTCTCGTTGTGTGCACTGGCACCAGTGCGTTTCCACGGAGAGAGACTAGGATGCCGTCAGCTGATACAAATGGGTAaccttttctaatttaaaattacttttaagggGTAGTTagacaatttatatatatatataataaagcgattattatatatatagtatatatacattctcaaatttgattttattctgGTTGAGGTGAATGTAAGaggaatatataatttaatacaatGTGAACAGGGCTTTTGACTCTGTCTCGTCCCCACCCAATGTTAGGGTTTTGCCCCTTTATTTCCCTTACAAAAGAATGTTAATaggttttcatatatataattcattgtGTCCAAAAGCAAGCAAAGCAAATCACAGTGTTCATAGCTCTGCTTCCTAACAAGTACATAAACCAAATGCCATAAAATGTATTCAACTCTAGTTGGAAACCGTTTGGAATTTTTGTTCGTTGTCCAGTAGGTAAGCTGGATGACCCGTGGTGCTGACCTTTTTACATATTGTAGTGTTATATTAGCCAGCCCCAAAGGAGCAGTGGTTTTCAATGTTTTTACTGGCCTACGAATCTACCTTCATTCCGTACTGTAGAAACACACCAGGTAACTAAATCGAATCACTCTACCATGAGTTAGTACTCACACTAAAGGAAAGGGATTTGTAGTTCTGTCTACAAAATTCTCCAAGcagtgttgtgggttttttttttcctcttttcaaacaGCTAGTTCAGGTGCACAGCAACTTTTTCTACATGCAGTTCCCAGGGAAACTGCAGAACTTGGAATTTGTACTTTTTGTAAAGATATACTCTATGGGAATTGCAAGCAATATATCTATCTTAGTATTGTGTGTGCTAACGAGAGCCTCAGTGGCTCCCCCACTCTCAGTGTTTCCTGCTTAAAGAAACCAACAGTCAAAAAGCCCTCTAAGATACTCTGTGTGTCACCAAATCTGTGTGTGTCACCATTTTTTGGGTCACGTGGtgctatttttatgttatgtatctTTTAGGTCAGTATAGTTGTAGAAAATGTGAAATCTAACGGTAATAGtgaattacaattttttttctcctctcctgagTTTCTAGCTTGAAAAGAGACCTCAAAAGCATGTGCTTGCTGGCAAACACATTACTGTATCAAAACATACCTGAGTCCTATTTGAAAAATGTCTTGTCAGCACTTTCGAAGTGTCTTCAGCTCTGTACTTTGTTTACCCGTCTGCTTCTAGTAAACAAAACAGGCTGTACGAGTTCGCTTTGGTACTGTGCACCCTGACAGAGTACTTTCGGAAGCAATTTGACGGTGAGTTTGTGCTGCGGGCCGCCCTGCCCGTAGGATGTCAGCTCTCCAGACTCCCTGCTGGAGAACCTTGGCTCTGAAGCCCGCAGCCAGTACGTCTCCCCAGGAGAACGGCACAAACcacccaaaagaaaaataggcaTAAAAAGACACAACTCGAGAGGCTTAGAAGTTGAAGGAGTACAGAAATGGACGTTTGCTGGTTTTCCATGCTTTTTTGGCTCTTAAGATACCAAGAATGGTGGGAGGTAGGGGGTGTTCGGGGgaggttttgggggtttttgtttttgttgtttgttttcgttgttttgttttgttttgttttgttttgttgagaaaagaaaatcattcgGGCCCTTGTGTGTGCTAAGCCCCCGGGGGTGGTCGCTGTGCGGTAGCTCGTCTCTAGCACACAGGATCTGTCTGTTCCCGCGTGAACGGCTGCGCCACACATCAGTGTTACTACGTACAGATGACACTCTAGTCCTGCTGCTCCCGAGGAGCAGCGTTTGCTAAATCGGGTATATAGTATGCCTTTTCCTGTCAAACTGCCTAAGTAAGGGGTGCGCGCTCTCCCTGAAGCACTCGCTCAACTCCTGTCAAAGCTGCGTGCCTCAAGGGGAGGCCGGACCCCCAGTGTTTACCCACTTAAATATGTTCTGGGGTTTCAGGTAAacgtttgtgattttttttttctttacacgaATACGttgggttttgatttttcttttaagaattaaatgcaaaaaattTGTGTGGTGGTAACAAGTTAAGTTCGTGACAAGAAACGCCCAAATGGAGGACATGAGAGGTCAGGCTCAGGGAAGGAACACCTCCTTTTCACTCAGGCTTGGGGCCTTCTGAGAGGTTTCCAGAGCATTCCGCGATAGATGAGACAAGTCAGGAGGGGAGAGCACTTGGGGCAGGTACCTCGAATATCCTGGTTCTTGTCACCGTTGTCAGTCTTAACCTTATTTACATGGAGTTCTTTGTATTTGTCAATTTGTTTCACTGGTTTGAGTTTACCAAAGAGTGACTTATCCAAAATTGTCTTTGACAAAACTATACATTGCTTTGATTGTACAGTTCAGGTTCAACCATTGTAATGGGACTGTTAAGGGGCAGAAAATTGATTGAGTTTCTCTCTAAGAACCATGATTCCGCATTTTGCAAGTTCCACTTGCTCCCTTTCATGTTGCTAACACTTTACCCTTTCCACTGCTAGCAGTGTTAAGAATGAATTCTCAAGCCATAACCCAGTACTGTAAGGTTCCACAGGGCTTCGAGGAGGCAGCGCGTAGGCCAGCACCGAGCTGGGTAGCCTCTCTGAGCGAGCACGCTGTCGTGTTTCTCGGCGTGCGTGGCGGGTGGAAGGTTAACTCCATTCAGATCGGGCAGCAGCAATCAATTGTGCCTTGTCACAGGAGGATGTGCCAGGAGGATTAACATGGCCACAGAACAGAAACGTTCTCTCCCCGAAGTTCCCTCCACGTCTCCGCAGACGAAGTACGCTGTGTAACTCCTTAGAGCAACTCTTTTTTTTGGAAAGCAAAGTCCCTATCTCTGTACAGGTTTAGGTTAGATGTTTCGTTTCTAACAGATGCAAAAACCAATTCAGATAAAAGTGATCTGTGAAGAAATCTTTTACAGCAAAACATATCCTGAATTCATACAGGTCTGTTCATAATTGAGTCTCTCCTTGAGCTACCTTTTCAAATACGTAGACAATGTGAAGACAGTGACAGCGTCCTTTTCTATAGGTGTTTAACCTGCTATTACAAACtgtgaaaacaaagaattttatacTTTACTAATGTTTGTGGGTTTTAAACAGTTCCTTTCGTTCTGATCAGTTCTTTCCCCTCTAATTTCTACTAAAGCTgtaaatacatttagaaattatatttgtaaatacagCACACGAAGACAAGTTCATTTTTTGGTTAGCGGAAAGCCTCCTAATTGGCTCTGCTTTGGCAGTTTtggtttcgtgtgtgtgtgtgtgtgtgtgtgtgtgtgtgtgtgcgcgcgcgcgcgcgtgtgtgtatggttggttttgttgtgtgtgtgtttgtgtggtttttttttttttttttaatacagcagAAAGGATACTGTCGGTTCACTGTTAAGCAGAATATACTGTAGAACtaaattgaaaatttttcaaTCTTCCAGAGCATGAGTAGATGTCTTTTCTCA
It contains:
- the ZBTB34 gene encoding zinc finger and BTB domain-containing protein 34 isoform X1 produces the protein MDQPAGRPQEMRLRFMSVEMDSSSFIQFDVPEYSSTVLSQLNELRLQGKLCDIIVHIQGQPFRAHKAVLAASSPYFRDHSALSTMSGLSISVIKNPNVFEQLLSFCYTGRMSLQLKDVVSFLTAASFLQMQCVIDKCTQILESIHSKISVGDVDSVTVGAEETSESRNGVKDSSFFANPVEISPPYCSQVRQPTTSSDLRMETTPSKALRSRLQEEGHSDRGSSGSVSEYEIQIEGDHEQGDLLVRESQITEVKVKMEKSDRPSCSDSSSLGDDGYHTEMVDGEQVVAVNVGSYGSVLQHAYSYSQAASQPTSVSEAFGSLSNSSPSRSMLSCFRGGRARQKRALSVHLHSDLQGLVQGSDSEAMMNNPGYESSPRERSARGHWYPYNERLICIYCGKSFNQKGSLDRHMRLHMGITPFVCKFCGKKYTRKDQLEYHIRGHTDDKPFRCEICGKCFPFQGTLNQHLRKNHPGVAEVRSRIESPERTDVYVEQKLENDASASEMGLDSRMEIHTVSDAPD
- the ZBTB34 gene encoding zinc finger and BTB domain-containing protein 34 isoform X2, with translation MENLTEESNSRLRFMSVEMDSSSFIQFDVPEYSSTVLSQLNELRLQGKLCDIIVHIQGQPFRAHKAVLAASSPYFRDHSALSTMSGLSISVIKNPNVFEQLLSFCYTGRMSLQLKDVVSFLTAASFLQMQCVIDKCTQILESIHSKISVGDVDSVTVGAEETSESRNGVKDSSFFANPVEISPPYCSQVRQPTTSSDLRMETTPSKALRSRLQEEGHSDRGSSGSVSEYEIQIEGDHEQGDLLVRESQITEVKVKMEKSDRPSCSDSSSLGDDGYHTEMVDGEQVVAVNVGSYGSVLQHAYSYSQAASQPTSVSEAFGSLSNSSPSRSMLSCFRGGRARQKRALSVHLHSDLQGLVQGSDSEAMMNNPGYESSPRERSARGHWYPYNERLICIYCGKSFNQKGSLDRHMRLHMGITPFVCKFCGKKYTRKDQLEYHIRGHTDDKPFRCEICGKCFPFQGTLNQHLRKNHPGVAEVRSRIESPERTDVYVEQKLENDASASEMGLDSRMEIHTVSDAPD
- the ZBTB34 gene encoding zinc finger and BTB domain-containing protein 34 isoform X3; its protein translation is MSVEMDSSSFIQFDVPEYSSTVLSQLNELRLQGKLCDIIVHIQGQPFRAHKAVLAASSPYFRDHSALSTMSGLSISVIKNPNVFEQLLSFCYTGRMSLQLKDVVSFLTAASFLQMQCVIDKCTQILESIHSKISVGDVDSVTVGAEETSESRNGVKDSSFFANPVEISPPYCSQVRQPTTSSDLRMETTPSKALRSRLQEEGHSDRGSSGSVSEYEIQIEGDHEQGDLLVRESQITEVKVKMEKSDRPSCSDSSSLGDDGYHTEMVDGEQVVAVNVGSYGSVLQHAYSYSQAASQPTSVSEAFGSLSNSSPSRSMLSCFRGGRARQKRALSVHLHSDLQGLVQGSDSEAMMNNPGYESSPRERSARGHWYPYNERLICIYCGKSFNQKGSLDRHMRLHMGITPFVCKFCGKKYTRKDQLEYHIRGHTDDKPFRCEICGKCFPFQGTLNQHLRKNHPGVAEVRSRIESPERTDVYVEQKLENDASASEMGLDSRMEIHTVSDAPD